A single window of Rhodamnia argentea isolate NSW1041297 chromosome 5, ASM2092103v1, whole genome shotgun sequence DNA harbors:
- the LOC115757547 gene encoding leucine-rich repeat receptor protein kinase HPCA1: MGVRVLAILLVILLGDSTADAATNPDDFSSITGVKSAWQNPPPNWVGADPCGNAWDGISCTNSRITSITLSSMGLTGSLSGDIGQLSELRILDLSYNKGLTGSLPVQIGNLMKLTNLILVGCGFSGRIPDSIGSLRNLVFLSLNSNRFSGLIPAAIGNLDRLYWLDLADNQLTGSIPVSNGSNPGLDMLLHTKHFHFGQNQLDGTIPSQLFSSEMHLIHVLFDNNQLTGSMPSTLGLVQSLEVVRFDRNSLSGAVPGNLNNLTSVQELHLSNNRLTGPLPNLTGMDALNYLDLSNNSFDAADFPPWIPTLQSLTTLMLEHTQVRGLLPVILFSIFSLQSVVLRNNQLSGTLDIGTSHSNQLQLIDLQINFIDDFKQSSGGYSVEVILIGNPVCQETGAAGQSYCAIPQSNTSSYSTPPNNCIPATCNSNETSSPNCKCSSPYMGTLVFRAPSFSGLGNSTYFEHLARSMMTSFQSYQLPVDSISLSDPRKDSSDNFKLNLSVFPSEGVSFNRTSISSIGFVLSNQTYKPSKLFGPFYFIADQYTYFAEAQVPTTSKKSSNVGVIVGAAAGGFVLLLLLALVGVYAFRQKTRAEKATEQSNPFVNWDPNKSSGSIPQLKGARWFSLEDLKKYTNSFSGASEIGSGGYGKVYRGTLPTGTLVAIKRAQQGSMQGGVEFKNEIELLSRVHHKNLVSLVGFCFEQGEQLLVYEFLPNGSLKESLSGTSGIRLDWAKRLKVAIGAARGLAYLHELADPPIIHRDIKSTNILLDDHLNAKVADFGLSKLMGEGERGHVTTQVKGTMGYLDPEYYMTQQLTEKSDVYSFGVVMLELLTARRPIERGKYIVREVRVVMDKDKELYNLQGILDPAIGLGTSLKGLERFVELAMRCVDDSGADRPSMGEVVKEIENIMVFAGLNPKAESETSSASHEEARKGNFRHPYSNEDFLEYSGGFPPSRIEPQ, translated from the exons ATGGGTGTGCGAGTTCTGGCGATTCTGCTAGTTATTCTCCTAGGAGATTCCACTGCTGATGCGGCTACAAATCCGGATGATT TCAGTTCAATTACGGGGGTCAAGAGTGCTTGGCAGAATCCACCACCCAACTGGGTGGGGGCTGATCCTTGTGGCAATGCCTGGGATGGGATCAGCTGCACCAATTCTCGTATTACTTCCAT AACATTGTCGAGCATGGGTTTGACAGGTTCGCTTTCGGGAGACATTGGACAACTATCTGAGTTACGAATTCT GGACCTATCTTACAACAAGGGTCTGACTGGATCTCTTCCTGTACAAATTGGAAACTTGATGAAGCTCACAAACTT AATCCTGGTTGGTTGCGGATTTTCTGGCCGAATACCAGATTCCATTGGATCTCTACGGAACCTGGTGTTTTT ATCTCTAAATTCGAATAGATTCAGTGGGCTGATTCCAGCTGCCATCGGTAACCTAGATAGGCTTTACTGGCTGGATCTAGCTGACAATCAGCTAACTGGATCTATTCCAGTATCGAATGGAAGCAATCCTGGCCTTGATATGCTACTTCACACGAAGCACTT TCATTTTGGACAGAACCAACTCGATGGCACAATTCCTTCCCAACTATTCAGTTCTGAGATGCATCTCATACATGT GCTTTTTGACAACAATCAGCTCACAGGTAGCATGCCTTCCACTCTTGGACTGGTGCAGAGTTTGGAAGTTGT ACGCTTTGATAGGAACTCTTTAAGTGGTGCAGTCCCTGGAAATCTCAACAATCTTACATCTGTTCAAGAACT CCATCTTTCCAACAATAGGCTAACTGGTCCGTTGCCCAACCTTACTGGCATGGATGCCCTCAACTACCT GGACTTAAGCAACAATAGTTTTGACGCGGCAGATTTCCCTCCATGGATTCCAACATTGCAGTCTTTGACAACATT AATGCTGGAACACACGCAAGTTCGAGGACTGCTACCTGTCATCCTTTTCAGCATTTTCAGTTTACAAAGTGT GGTCTTAAGAAACAACCAGCTGAGTGGAACCTTGGATATAGGCACCAGCCATAGCAATCAATTGCAACTCATTGATTTGCAGATCAATTTTATTGATGACTTCAAGCAGAGTTCCGGAGGTTACAGTGTCGAGGTGAT ACTTATCGGTAACCCGGTTTGTCAAGAAACAGGAGCAGCTGGGCAAAGTTACTGTGCCATTCCACAATCCAACACCTCCTCATACTCGACACCGCCTAATAATTGCATTCCAGCCACTTGCAATTCAAATGAGACTTCCAGCCCCAACTGTAAATGCAGCTCTCCTTACATGGGAACTCTAGTCTTCAGAGCTCCTTCTTTCTCAGGTTTAGGAAACTCGACTTATTTCGAACACCTTGCACGCTCTATGATGACCTCTTTTCAGTCCTATCAACTACCGGTAGATTCCATCTCGCTGAGTGATCCACGGAAGGATTCATCTGATAACTTTAAACTGAATCTCTCGGTCTTCCCATCTGAGGGGGTTAGTTTCAATCGGACTAGCATAAGCAGTATTGGCTTTGTGCTCAGTAATCAGACTTACAAGCCTTCAAAATTATTCGGGCCTTTCTATTTCATCGCCGATCAGTACACGTACTTTGCTG AAGCACAAGTACCGACCACatccaaaaaatcctcaaaCGTCGGAGTCATCGTTGGTGCAGCAGCTGGTGGTTTTGTTCTCCTCTTGCTATTGGCTCTTGTAGGGGTTTATGCTTTTCGCCAAAAGACAAGAGCAGAAAAGGCTACAGAGCAAAGCAACCCTTTTG TAAACTGGGACCCAAATAAGAGCAGCGGCAGCATCCCCCAACTCAAAGGAGCGAGATGGTTTTCTCTTGAGGATCTTAAGAAATACACCAACAGCTTCTCAGGAGCCAGTGAAATTGGGTCTGGCGGATATGGAAAG GTCTACAGGGGTACTCTTCCCACTGGAACTCTAGTCGCCATAAAACGAGCACAGCAGGGATCTATGCAGGGTGGGGTCgagttcaaaaatgaaattgagcTCCTATCAAGAGTCCATCACAAGAATCTTGTCAGCCTTGTCGGTTTTTGTTTTGAGCAAGGTGAACAATTGCTAGTGTACGAGTTCCTTCCAAATGGTAGCCTCAAAGAGAGTCTCTCAG GAACGTCGGGAATCAGGTTGGATTGGGCAAAAAGACTCAAAGTAGCCATTGGTGCAGCACGAGGTCTGGCTTATCTTCATGAGCTTGCTGATCCTCCAATCATACATAGGGACATTAAGTCAACCAACATCCTATTGGACGATCACTTGAATGCGAAAGTTGCTGATTTTGGTCTCTCCAAGCTCATGGGAGAGGGTGAAAGGGGTCATGTCACCACTCAAGTCAAAGGAACAATG GGCTACTTGGATCCTGAGTACTACATGACGCAACAGCTGACCGAGAAGAGCGACGTCTATAGCTTTGGAGTAGTGATGTTGGAACTCCTTACTGCCAGAAGGCCGATAGAGCGGGGCAAATACATTGTGAGAGAAGTGAGGGTGGTCATGGATAAGGATAAAGAATTGTACAATCTGCAGGGGATTCTCGACCCAGCCATCGGTTTGGGCACGTCTTTGAAGGGTCTTGAGAGGTTCGTGGAGTTAGCAATGAGATGTGTGGACGACTCAGGCGCAGACAGGCCAAGCATGGGAGAGGTGGTGAAGGAAATCGAGAACATCATGGTTTTCGCAGGTTTGAACCCAAAGGCCGAATCTGAGACCAGTTCGGCCAGTCATGAGGAGGCACGTAAGGGGAATTTCAGACATCCATACAGCAACGAGGACTTCTTAGAGTACAGCGGGGGCTTCCCGCCTTCAAGGATTGAACCCCAGTAG